The genomic segment TTAACATTTTGGCTTTTATCTTGTAAAGAAGATACATACTTATGGCAAGATAACTTTTGTGTCTTTGTTTTGCAAACTTTCAAGCAAGTAtcatgtttgaatattttgaatactGTGGCATATCATTGAATTTTGATATTAGCCCTTTTTTATGAGGAATGTTGTACAGAGGTGTCTCAAGTTTGTAACTTGAGTTCAcaactttatttttatatttcatGTTTTAGGTAACATCTGTTAAAAGTTTGTAACCTAAGTTCATGCAAAATTGCGTAGCATTACTTAACGTCTATTAATAGTCACGATAACTTCAGTTTCAAATATGTATCAAATCGTTTCAAACTTTTGAAGTTAATCCTTTTAAATGGACTGGAAATTTACAAATGAAAATCAAATATTTTTGTTTCAAAACTGTAACATAAGCTGATAAAAGAACTTATTTCACATTTATTTGATGTTGGAAGTGTCTGTGAGAAACTAGTAACATATCTGTAACAATTATGTAACAAAATGTTACATTAATATTCATTTCAGATATATCTGTATCAAATATGTAACAAAAATTTACAGATAACGCCCTGAACATTAATTCTGATATATTGATGCAAATTTTTTCCTAAGTTTTTATAATATTCCATATATTCAATAAAATTTCATAATTCTTTATCACAAGTAATAGTGATAAGTAATGTTCCAATCACCGTACTGAAACATACAaagtttcaaaattcaaataaaaagtatttttaatctataagctttgagtgcttttttgtttttttgttctcAATAGAGGCTGGTTTGTGCAGGTTTTTCGGTTGTGCCCAAGCTCTCCACACCTTCCACATTTAAGCTGATAAGACCCTTCTCTTGCTGAGACAAACCTTTTTTTCCTTGGCCTTCCACTTTTTCTGTTTCCCTTTGGAGGTAGTACTTCTATTTCCTCAACATCAGGCGGAACTCTCCATGTTTTTGGATCTCCCAATGGATGTATTGATGCATTATAGGTGTTCAACATGGCTTGTTTTGTGAAATAATATGAGCAATATTTTTTATACTGAAGGTTCATCTTTCTAATGACTGCCATGGCATGTTCACAAGGTAATTCATCCAAATCAAACTTGTTACAAGAGCAAGATTTCTTTGCAATGTCAACAATGTTTGTTGTTAAACCATTGTGTACACTGTAAATGAGTGTGCTAGCTGGTTCTACCTGCAATGAAATTATAATAATGAACAAGGAAGTATATTAATACAGAGGTATTTATAAATAAAGGAAATAGTTGTACTTACAGTCATTCTTAATGACTTGACAAAGTTCTTTCTTAAGTATTCCTCTTGTTTCTTTGGCAATTCTGTAAATGTTGCTTCTgcttcttttttgttgttgtagCTCCATTTTTGAATCAGGTTTCTAAGGCACTCGAGTAATGTTGTTACTGGAAGCTCTCTCATTTCTTTTAGTGCTGCATTAATGGATTCAGCTATGTTTGAAGTCATAGCTGCATATCTACGACTTTTGGAGTGGATTCTTGCCCACTTTTCATATTTAACCTCATTGGCCAGAAAAGGACGGATTCCTTCATGTAAACTGTCCAAGTCCTTCATGTATTTTTCAAAATCTTCCATGTTATAAGCTTTTGCAGCAGCATGAAATGCAATACTGGTTGCCTCTGCGTCTGTTTTAAACTTGGTCTTTATGTTGCAGAAAAGATGGTAGGAGCACACTCCATGAGTTACATTTGGAAAGACATTTTTTATAGCATTCTCTATGCTTTCGTGTCTATCTGAAACTATACACAACTCTTCTCTTTCTCCATaacattcttttatttttctgaagAACCACTCCCATGAATCATTGTTTTCCGAATCTGTTATAGCAAAAGCCAATGGGAAGATGTGTCTATTTGCATCTTGTGTTGAAGCTGTGAGAAGTGTACCGCCAAATGCAGCTTTTAGGAAtgttccatcaacaacaattaCTGGAATGCAATGTTTCCAACCTAGAATTGATTGTCCCATAGCcatataaagatatttaaatCTGTTTATACTATCAATTTGCAAATCTGTTACAGTACCTGGATTTTTGTGCTTCAAAATGTGCAGATATCGTGGAATGTCTCGGTAGGAATCTTGACTTGAACCATGTACATAATTAACTGCTTTTTCCTTAGATCGCCATGCTTTTTGGTAACTCATGGAAACTCCATATCTGTCCAACATGTCTTTAGCTATATCTTTAGGTCTATAATTTGTTTTTGGATCTGTGAACTTGGTCTTCACAACATTCCCAACCATACTACTTGAAGCCTGTCGGTGATCTCCAAGAATAATGTCCAAGGAACATGTGTGGGCACGATTGAACTTCCTAAGTTGGAACATATCTGTCTTTCCATATCTTGCAGCACGAAATGACCACGTACATTCTGAATCAAGGCACTTCAACTGATATTCTTTTTTGCAAGATTTGTGGACCTTGAACTGAAAATTGTTTTTTATGGCATAGAGACCAATTGTTGTTGTAAGAACCTCTTTGTTTTTGTATACCTGTTTTTCTCTTATTCCATCAGAAATTGCATGAGTTATAATTGTAGTTTCTGTTCCAATATGTTCAGGAATTGATTCATGTCGTTCCTTCTCCAAAATCAAATCTGTAATTTGATCTGCCAACTGAATAAAATTTGGTAGTCCTTGAGGTTCATCTATAGAGAATGTCGATGTGTCCGAAATATCATTCTCTATATTATTACTACTTGAAGCAACAGTAGAACTCATCTTTTGAAGTGCTCCACAGGTAATTGTTTGGTTGTTCTCTGTTACAGAAACTATCAAAGGGTATTTTGTGAGTGTTTTGTCATTTCTTTTGCACTCCAAGTAGAATTGTATAGAGCTATCACTTTTGATCTTCAATGGAGGCAATGTTTCTGCAATCTGGTACTCAATTGTTGCATTTTCTGTTGACAGAATGGTAGACAACTCTGTAGACAAGATATTCATTAGTGTTGTAAATGAGCAATCTAATGGTATTAACACTCCCAGCATTTTGAAATCCTCATACACATTATTTTCATTCCAATGACCATCATAATATACCAAAGATGTTATTGGATTCATGGCTGCagatgaataaaaagaaaaattagattGATATGTAgaaattttatattttcattatAAAACAAAATAGGATATAAACTACCTTATGGGTTAAAAACTACCCAATCCAGCACAAGCTATTCAATAACACATCCCCCAACAAAATGAGAATTTAGCATATAAACTCGTCCCTTTATTGGTTTTTAAATGACCAAATTCTGCACAAGGAAGAGCAAATAACTTAAAGATGAGACAATCTAAGAAACATCTTTATAATATTGTAACAGtttcttttttttataaaaggtTTTCAGGATTTTCAAATGTTTCTATGGTAAAATTTGTTTATGATTCTGTGGAGATAtgtgttaaaatatatgtttttgcTATAATTATCTTAATGATTTCCGAAAGCTATAAATTATGTTCCAAGAACAAAATAGAAGACCCATCGATTCAAGGAAACTTACCACAAAACAGATATCGTGTAATTTGTTTTGTAGACCCATCGATTCAAAAAATTTGCAGTAGATTGCAGAAGAAAATTTCTCATTTTTTCCCAGTTTTCTCGGTTTTGTTAGCTGAAATCCATGGAAATGTTGAGTACAGCATGTTACAAAAACTTTGGCCGAGTTGTGATGGTTGGGTTGGGTCTTCGGTATATAATGGTGGGAAATGTTGGGTCTTCCGTATTGGGTTGGGTCTTCCGTGAATTGTGGGCTTCACTTTTACCGTAATATTGTAAGAAGTATGGATTACCGTATTTTTCGAATTCTTTTGGTGAAATGCCGTATATATAAAATTTTCCCTTTTTTAAGACAGCGGAGAAAAATACAAAATCGGCCCTTTCAAATAGGACATGGGTTTCTACTTTTTCAAGCggtaaataaattatggtatctTTGAAAAATAAATTACGGTATGTTTAAACAAATATGATAAATATTGGTGTTATTAAAAAATTGTGATtataatattgtattttttttctagGGCTCCTGGGAAAAtaacttatttttaaaatttattttgtaCTTCAGTCTAGTTTGGATATTTTGCAAATGACCTCTGACACTCTTGACGCTATTGTTGGGAATTCTAAATAATTTGTTGGGATTTCCAGACAACCCATCGAGAATTTTAGATACTTTCACCACCAGAAATAGAcattttgaaaataattataaACAATGTCAAAGTGTAAAATAAACTCTAAAAATGGTTACTTTTTACCAATTACTATCTTTTcaatctattattttatttttggaaatgatattttttttagaatGTGAGAATCTAAATACATGTTTagtctttttttatttttgttttcaaaaataaatatattaaaaatatttgttGTTTCCAAAAAGACAAAAGATGTTtactaaatattttatattttttattaatattttaaagatcttaaataaaaaaattaataaatatatttaaaaagaaaaaataggatGAAAGTTTGTAATAAATGAAAGACAGAGAGAAGTGTGTGAAAAGGTTGTATTGAATATAATGCTCTTGAATATTTACAATTACAGGTAAAGTTTTATACTCAAGGCTAGAGACAACCAAAAAGTGACATCTATACAAAATAGGTAATACAAGTCTAATAACTAATTATGTGCACTAAATAGAATTAAGAACCACTACTTATCATCCCCCCTCAAACTCATGGGGCAAGGAAGGACCGTGAGTTTGGATTGTAAGAGGAGAAATCGAGCAGCAGGCAAAGCCTTTGTTAAGCAGTCAGCAAGTTGATCTTCAAAAGGTGTGAACCGAACTACAAGCTGATTAGAAGCAACACGTTCACGAATGAAGTGAAAGTCGATCTCAACGTGTTTCGTTCGAGCATGAAGTACCGGATTGGAGGTGAGATAAGTGGTACTGATGTTGTCGCAAAGCAAGAGAGGAGCAGTGAGCTGAGTCATACGAAGATCACGCAAAAGAAATTGAAGCCACGACAATTCAGCAACACCATCAGCGAGAGCACAAAATTCGGACTCAGTGCTAAAGAGAGAGACAACTCGTTGTTTTGACGAGGACCAAAAGATGAGGTTTGTACCCAAGAAAATACAATAAGCACTGGTACTACGACGGTCATCAGGACATGAAGCCCAGTCAGCATCGGTATAGCACAGTAAGTTAAAATCAGGAGAGGGCAGGAGAGACAAACCATGATGAGTCGTGCCTTTGAGATAGCGCAAAATACGCTTGACAGCTTGCCAATGAACATCGGTTGGAGAATATATTGGCACACTCTATTGACAGCAAAGGAGATATCAGGCGAGTCATAATACAATATTGAAGGGCTCCAACAATGCTACGATATTGGGACCCATCAGCCAAAGGAGCACCGTCCCGAGCAGAGAGAACAGAGGCTGTAGACATGGGAGTAGGAAACAGTTTGGAATCGAGCATCTCAGCACGGTGAAGAAGATCCTGGATATACTTATATTGGCTGAGATGAAGACTTGAAGAGGAGTGCACAACTTGAATGCCCAAGAAGTAGTGTAGGCTGCCTAAGTCTTTGATGGCAAAGGCAGAACTAAGAGCAGTGAGAAGAGTAGCCAAGACAGAGGTGCTACTACCAGTCAATATAATATCGTCCACGTATACTAAAACAACGAAGAAAGCATCAAACTTAGAGCAAGTGAACATGGAGGAATCAGCAGATGAGTTCTCAAAACCCCAAGAAAGAAGGAAAGAGCTCAATTTATTGTACCAGGAACGCGGGGACTGCTTGAGGCCGTAGAGAGCCTTGTCCAAATGGCAAACATAGTCAGGATGCTCAGAGTCTTGAAACCCCTCCGGTTGAGCCATAAACACAGTTTCAGTGAGCTCACCATGAAGGAAAGCATTTTGAACATCAAGTTGTCGGATAGACCACCCTTGAGATATGGCAAGTGTAAGAACTGTACGAACGGTGGCAGGTTTGACAACGGGACTAAAGGTCTCAGAGTAGTCTAAACCTTCAGTTTGGTGATACCTTTTCGCAACCAGGCGAGCCTTGTAGCAATCAATTGTATCATTAGCCTTGAGCTTAACACGGTATACCCATTTACAGCCAACTATTTTGCCGTGAGAAGGGGCTGG from the Humulus lupulus chromosome X, drHumLupu1.1, whole genome shotgun sequence genome contains:
- the LOC133805539 gene encoding uncharacterized protein LOC133805539, encoding MNPITSLVYYDGHWNENNVYEDFKMLGVLIPLDCSFTTLMNILSTELSTILSTENATIEYQIAETLPPLKIKSDSSIQFYLECKRNDKTLTKYPLIVSVTENNQTITCGALQKMSSTVASSSNNIENDISDTSTFSIDEPQGLPNFIQLADQITDLILEKERHESIPEHIGTETTIITHAISDGIREKQVYKNKEVLTTTIGLYAIKNNFQFKVHKSCKKEYQLKCLDSECTWSFRAARYGKTDMFQLRKFNRAHTCSLDIILGDHRQASSSMVGNVVKTKFTDPKTNYRPKDIAKDMLDRYGVSMSYQKAWRSKEKAVNYVHGSSQDSYRDIPRYLHILKHKNPGTVTDLQIDSINRFKYLYMAMGQSILGWKHCIPVIVVDGTFLKAAFGGTLLTASTQDANRHIFPLAFAITDSENNDSWEWFFRKIKECYGEREELCIVSDRHESIENAIKNVFPNVTHGVCSYHLFCNIKTKFKTDAEATSIAFHAAAKAYNMEDFEKYMKDLDSLHEGIRPFLANEVKYEKWARIHSKSRRYAAMTSNIAESINAALKEMRELPVTTLLECLRNLIQKWSYNNKKEAEATFTELPKKQEEYLRKNFVKSLRMTVEPASTLIYSVHNGLTTNIVDIAKKSCSCNKFDLDELPCEHAMAVIRKMNLQYKKYCSYYFTKQAMLNTYNASIHPLGDPKTWRVPPDVEEIEVLPPKGNRKSGRPRKKRFVSAREGSYQLKCGSTVIGTLLITITCDKEL